ATCATTAACCCAGTTATCAACCGGTGATAGATATTCGTCCATGATATAAAGTTGTCGAGAGATGATTTGATACCAATTAACAGGTAATGTTCCCTCATCATGGTAGTGAATGTTATTTAGACCAATATGAACTGATACATATACGGGTAAACGATATTTAGCAATTCGGCATGTATCGACCCAAGACTGTCTGAATGATTGTAATTTTGCCGTATATAAGCCTTGTTTATTTTCTAATTCAGGTGTCGTTGCTAACAATAATCCAATTCGCCCTAACATATCTGGCCAACGAGCCACAAGTGAATCAAATACTATTGGTAATTCAGAATATTCTTCCACATACACCCAAACCGCATCGGAAGATACGATGATATTCGACTCTGCTAAGGTAAGATCTTCGGGGAAGAATTGTTTTGCACAATTACCAGTAACTAATAAAATAGGCAAACGATAACGTTGTCTCGCAGGTAATAATGAGAGCTTTTGTGCTAGGAAATTAATATTTTTAGTACAAGCATTTAACCTTTTACGATAACGTAATTGGTAATAAAATAACACACTTGCAATACTTAAAATTAATATTAAACCAATGATCTTCCAACCAATTGAAATTGGAAAGAAAACTAAAACTAAAATTAAGCTAAGAACGGCACTATAAATAATCTGTAAACGCCATGGATAATCGTTCATTATTAACCCTCTTATCCTTAATTATATTAATGGCTTGATAAGATCATTGAGTCTGTCATCTAAAAAGAAATAAAGACCAATGACGAATCCAATTGAAAGTAATGTAAACAGCATAAGCAATGTTTTACGACCTAAATATCGAAAACTCTTATTCTGAACAATAATGGCGTGTTCAAGTTCAGGTTCGTGATTATGCAATGCTTCCCTTAAAGCAATAATTAAATGTTCTCGTTCCATTTGCGGTTGTCCTAAATAACAACCTTGAAATCCGAGTCCCAATATGCGATCGAAACAATTTAGAATTAAATATTCTTTTTTATCTGCACGTAACCGACTGCGAATCTTTTCAAATAAATCGTGTCCCGCATTATTGGTGTTAAAAAATACCACTTGTAACGGCGCACCAAGCCATTCATCATAATTTTGAGGATGAGTATTGTCCCTGCTACAGAGCAATACCGTTTCATCTAGTAGTGCACATAGTGCATAACTGATATCATCAATAACATCTTGGCTATATTGTGCGACATGAAGTTGCTCTCGTAATGTCAGCACCTGCTGTTTACATTGTTTATAGAGATTACTAACAGATGAAATAGCCGAACCTTCTTTTAGTTGTATAACGGTTAGGACGCTATCTCTTAGTAATTCATCAATCATTATATTTTGTTGTTCTGTCGTCATGATGCAATTCCTATGAACGTAGTACCGCAAAAAGTTCTAATGAAATATCTGGTATCGATCTTGGGACATAAAATTCACAACATCTAGCTAACAACATAGCCTTGGCGGAATCGTGAGAAAGATCTAACGCAAAATATTGATTTTCCAGTCGCATAGGAATAGCTGCTGGAACATGGCTCAAGGCTTTTATCGGTATTCCTGATAATGCAGAATGTATAATTTGTCTTACATCATCTGGTGCACCTGCTTTACATAAAATTGGGAATTGCGATTGAAGTTGATGACCCGGCATACTTGATCGTACAGATAAATAAAAATCAGCATCTTCCACTAGGCGACCATCGTGTAAACGACCTATCCAGAAGGTGTCTTTATCATGTACCAAATCAATTTTGATAACACGAGAAGGTAAACTTTCTTCTAATAAATTACGTACTAATTCAAAAAGAGGTGGAAATACCGCATTTAAATTATCATGTTGATAAGCTGGTATACCATCGACATCATTCGCGAGGGAAAACGTTAATAGCGCTCCAGTAAAAGCTACCAATTTTTGATATAGATTTTCTGGATGAATAGTTGGATTATCACGTAAAAATTTTAATTGTGGCTCAAAACTATTTAAAGAATTGAGTAGCCAAAATAATGATACATCAGCAACTGCAAACTCAGCCATTTGCTGATTTCTTTCATGTCGCATCCCCATCAAACGTTGACGTTTAGCCTTGACCTGAATACATAACAACTCAAGCTCTTTAAGAAGCGGGCTATTTTGGGGTTCTAAATTTAATAATGGTGGAATATATTGATTATCTAACACAAAATGACCATTGAGATCACGTTTTAGTATTGCAATTGGACAAGTTAAATATTCACTATGATCTTCAAAATCAAATAAAAAACTTAACGCACAGCGTTCTACCGCTATGGTTTCTTGACCATTTCCAAGTAAATCAGGTACTTCAACCCATTCTTGGCGATAACGCGTCGGTCTTTCTACTCGTTCATCATCTAGGATGCAATTTTCACCATTTTTATGCAATACCGGCAGTCCAATATAGACTTTGACTTCCTCAACCGAAACAGGAACTTCTGTAGCAAGATCTCTGACCGTTGGAATATTATCCGATACGTCAGTATCTACCAGTACGCCATCTGTGAAACGTAAACTAAGCGTTTCAATACTGAGACGATCGACTAGTAACATTTGCTGATCAATTTGCAAACGCTCAATTCCCCATGGGTTAGCAAGATAGAGTTTTGCTAGATGCTGTTTGCAATATGATTCCCACATTGTTTGTTGTTGAAATTGTTCAGGTGTTAAAAATACCCCTTCATTCCATAGCGGGCGATATATTTTCATTGCTTTATTAAGCTCCACTTAAAAGATCTCTTTTTTAGCATAAAACTAAAAAATAAATCTAATTAATCATGATAAACCATGGTACAAACAACTTATTATTACGTTGTCCGAGAATAAAATTACCATATATCTAAAGTCTATTTTTATACTAAAAAGACACTCAACATGTTTAAAACAGTGATGTACTTTTATTACGATAACTCAAACAACTGACTCGTAATTTAAGTCAGTTGTTTGGCTGTTTTCGTTCACGTTATAATTTAAATAACATAGACTTAAATGCTTAGGCTTTTGCTTTAGGCATTTGCGATACCATTGATAAATTGATATCCATTCCTTCAATTTGAAAATGTGGAACCAAGAATGTTTTTACTCTAAAGAATCCTGGATTATCCTCAATATCTTCAACAATTACTTGTGCTTGACGTAGTGGATGCGAAGCCTGAACTTCATCACTTGGATCAGTCATTTCAGTTACTAAATTATTGATCCACTTATTAAGTTCTAGCTCTAAGACTCGGCGATCTTTAGTCGCACCGATATTTTCACGTTGAATAACTTTTAGGTAATGTGCAATACGTGAAAGTAGGAAAATATAAGGTAAACGTGAGTTAATACGGCTATTTGCAGTTGCTTCTTTTGTTTCGTATTGTGCTGGTTTCTGAGTAGAGTTAGCAGAGAAAAAGCAAGCATAGTCACGATTTTTATAGAATGATAGTGGTATAAAGCCTAAGTTTGCAAATTCAAATTCACGTGTTTCTGGAATCAATACTTCTGTTGGAATTTTCATTTGATTGCCTGTACCTAAATCATATAAATGAATAGGAAGATCTTCAACTAAACCACCAGCTTGCGGACCACGAATTTGAACACACCAACCATTACTTATAAAACTTTGTACCATGTTGGCTGCAAATGCGAATGATGCATTAGCCCATAAATAACGATCATGATCTGGACCTTTTACGTCTTCAATATAATTGAAACTACGAACGGGAACTGTTTCTGGACCATAAGGTAAACGAGCTAATACGCGTGGAAGAGTCAGACCGATATAACGTGAGTCATCGGTTTCTCTAAAACTATTCCATTTAGTATATTCTGCACGATCGAAATAGTTAGCAATATCTTTGATCGCCGCCACTTCTTCCATATTTTCTTTACCAAAGAATTTAGGCCCTACTGAAGCTAAAAATGGCATATGAGCTGCTGCTGCAACCTTAGATACATTACGTAACAACGCAATATCTTGCGGACCACGATCAAATTCATAGTTAGAAATAGTTACGCCTAAAGGTTCGCCCCCTGGGGTATCATATTCTTGGATATAAGTATGACGATAGAAACCAGTTTGGTTAATTTCTGGCGCGTCTTCAAAATCTTGCCGTAAATCATCTTTCGAAACGTCTAACAATTCAATTTTTACATTACGACGGAAATCAGTGCGGTCAACTAAGAATTTTAATCCTCTCCATGTTGATTCAATTTCTTGGAACTCAGGATGATGCATGATTGCATCTAATTGTCGACTCAACTTTTGATCAATTTGACTGATATGATAATCTAAAAGATGTTTATCTAATTTTTCAATTTTTTGCGAAGAATCTTGGATTAATTTTAATAAGATATTGACCGCCATTGTGACACGTTCATCTGGCGAAGATTCTGATAAGGTATCATTATCTTCGTATTTGTCCATATCTTGTGCTTTCGCAACAGGATTTAAGTTGATTTTATTAAATAAAGATTGATATACACTATTGGCATCTTGTGTAACTGTTTGAGCTGACTGATTTGCTTTTTGTTCTGACATAGTTTTATTCCTTAATTTAATCAAACTCCGATTATTCCACTTAAATAAATTAATTAACTTAGTTATCTGTTTTTCGATTAGTTAAATAATTTAACAAAGAACAACGAGCCTTATTCTTGGGTGCTTTGTGCAACGATATTTTTTAGCTCTGCGCGAAGTTCATCGGACAATTGTTCATCTTTGACAATTTTTTCCAACTCATGACGAAATGTCGCATTATCCATCAAGTTAGATTTCAGATCTCTTAATAGATTTCGCATAGCAAGCAATGAACGTAATTGAGGAATTTTTTTAGCTACTTGTTCAGGAGTAAAATCACTCATTGATTGGAAATCAAGTTTAACATTAACTTCCGAACCGTCATCAGCCATAGTATTAGGAACTGAAATAGTAGCTTGAGGATTTAACTCTTTTAATACCGCATCAAAGTTATTTTTGTTAATGGACACTTTTTGTTTTTCAGCAAGTGGTCTATGGTCTTTACCGTGGCTGTAATCACCCATAGCTAGAATTTTTAGTGGAAGTTCAACTTTCTTCTGAGCCCCGCCAGTATGTAGATCTAATTGAATGTTAACGCGAGAGGCTGGCACTTCATTTTGATAGCTGTTTGACATATCTATTCCTCATGATTTATAAAATTGTTTAGATTACGCAACGTATATCCTAGTGAGTCTATAGAACATAGAAAGTCAGAACAACTGTACTAACGTGTAATAAAATGATTATGTTTTTATCTAATTTTATAAAAACTTATTATTTTCTATTCAATTAATGATAAAATAAAGTGCAAAATTATTATAAAAACCATTTTGGAATTTAAACTTATTTGTCTAAAAAACACCCACATCTTTAGCGATAAGGAAAGCTTTTTTTGCATTACTTACCTCAAGCTTACGATTAATTCTACTCATGTGGAATTTTACTGTTCTTTCAGCAATACCAAGTGATTCAGCAATGTCTTTATATATAAGCCCATCACAACCTAATTTTAAAACCTGTTTTTCTTTTGATGAAAGTAATAAATGGATTTTATTTCGATAATATTCAGATTGTTTCTTTTGGCTTAAATACAAATCAAAGAGGTCAATTAGTAGAATTAATAATTCTGCTTTTTTTGACTCCAAAAATTCAATTGTTATTTGGGTATCGTCATCACAAGTGATATTCAATAAAGCTAAATTTCCTAACGCATCATGAACAGCAAAAGTATAACCATCATGAATACCATATTTTTTGGCTAATTTGAAAAAGAGATTATCTTCAGTGTCAATACTTTGCATTAAATAATGCCATGAGAATGGTTTGACTGTAATGCGAGCATAATTGACGATGGGATCGGTATTATATAATTTTTTATTTTGATAAATATTTAACCATTTTTGTGGGTAAGTAGAAATAATATCGGGTGGAAAAACTAAATTGCGATCGAAAAATAAATATTGATAATACTTAATATTAAATTCTGCTAATTTTGTATTTAATTCATTTTGAAAATTTGTATTCAATTTGACATCCTTTTTTATTATTTTAAGCCAAAATAGATCTCTAATTTTTAATAATTTTATGTATGATTTATTTTCAAAGAATGATTGATATTGTTTTTATTAAAGAGATAGTTGTAAAAAATTTTATATATTTTCAGTTATCATAATACTTTAAAAACTAATAAAAAACACGTTTAATCAATTAAACGTGTTTTTTGGTTATTGAAATTTAAATTTCTAAATAGTCTAAAATGCCTTCTGCAGCTTTACGACCTTCAGCAATAGCCGTGACAACTAAGTCAGAACCACGCACTGCGTCACCACCAGCAAACACTTTTGGATTTGAAGTTTGATAACCGTGATCTTGCGGGGCAATAATTCTTCCTTTATCATCCAGATTGATATTATGTTCAGCAAGCCACGGCATACTATGTGGTTTAAAACCGAAAGCGATAATAACCGCATCGGCTGGTAAAATGAATTCAGAATCTTTAATTACCACAGCAGTACGGCGTCCGTTTATATCTGGTTCACCAAGTTCGGTTTTCACCATTTTAATGCCTGTCACTTTTCCTTGATCGTCCACTTCAATGCTAAGAGGTTGTACATTGAATAAGAATGAAGCGCCTTCTTCTCTGGCATTTTTAACTTCACGTTTCGATCCCGGCATGTTTGCCTCATCACGTCGGTAGGCACAGGTAACTTCTGTTGCGCCTTGACGAATTGATGTACGTACACAGTCCATAGCCGTGTCACCGCCACCAAGAACAATGACACGTTTATTTTTCATATCGACATATGGACTGCCTTCTGATTGCTGGTGTTGCATAATATGTTTAGTATTGGCTATTAAGAATGGTAAAGCTTCATATACCCCTTGCGCATCTTCATTCACTAGTCCACCACGCATTGATTGATATGTACCTGTACCAATAAATACAGCATCAAATTCATCAAGAATGGATTTTAAGGAAATATCTTTACCAACTTCAGTATTTAAACGAAATTCAATGCCCATTTCGCTGAATATTTTGCGACGATTAACTAAAACTGATTTGTCTAATTTAAAAGCTGGGATACCAAAAGTTAATAACCCTCCAATCTCTGGATGACGATCGAAAACAACGGGTTTAATCCCATTACGTACTAATACATCAGCACAAGCTAGCCCTGCCGGACCTGCACCAATAATTGCTACACGTTCGCCACTCATTTCTACGTTATTAACGGTTGGTCGCCAACCTAATTTGAACGCCTCATCAGTTATATAACGTTCAATATTACCAATAGTAACAGCGCCAAATTCCGAACTTAGCGTAC
Above is a genomic segment from Frischella perrara containing:
- a CDS encoding DotU family type IV/VI secretion system protein encodes the protein MTTEQQNIMIDELLRDSVLTVIQLKEGSAISSVSNLYKQCKQQVLTLREQLHVAQYSQDVIDDISYALCALLDETVLLCSRDNTHPQNYDEWLGAPLQVVFFNTNNAGHDLFEKIRSRLRADKKEYLILNCFDRILGLGFQGCYLGQPQMEREHLIIALREALHNHEPELEHAIIVQNKSFRYLGRKTLLMLFTLLSIGFVIGLYFFLDDRLNDLIKPLI
- the tssK gene encoding type VI secretion system baseplate subunit TssK; this encodes MKIYRPLWNEGVFLTPEQFQQQTMWESYCKQHLAKLYLANPWGIERLQIDQQMLLVDRLSIETLSLRFTDGVLVDTDVSDNIPTVRDLATEVPVSVEEVKVYIGLPVLHKNGENCILDDERVERPTRYRQEWVEVPDLLGNGQETIAVERCALSFLFDFEDHSEYLTCPIAILKRDLNGHFVLDNQYIPPLLNLEPQNSPLLKELELLCIQVKAKRQRLMGMRHERNQQMAEFAVADVSLFWLLNSLNSFEPQLKFLRDNPTIHPENLYQKLVAFTGALLTFSLANDVDGIPAYQHDNLNAVFPPLFELVRNLLEESLPSRVIKIDLVHDKDTFWIGRLHDGRLVEDADFYLSVRSSMPGHQLQSQFPILCKAGAPDDVRQIIHSALSGIPIKALSHVPAAIPMRLENQYFALDLSHDSAKAMLLARCCEFYVPRSIPDISLELFAVLRS
- the tssC gene encoding type VI secretion system contractile sheath large subunit, with amino-acid sequence MSEQKANQSAQTVTQDANSVYQSLFNKINLNPVAKAQDMDKYEDNDTLSESSPDERVTMAVNILLKLIQDSSQKIEKLDKHLLDYHISQIDQKLSRQLDAIMHHPEFQEIESTWRGLKFLVDRTDFRRNVKIELLDVSKDDLRQDFEDAPEINQTGFYRHTYIQEYDTPGGEPLGVTISNYEFDRGPQDIALLRNVSKVAAAAHMPFLASVGPKFFGKENMEEVAAIKDIANYFDRAEYTKWNSFRETDDSRYIGLTLPRVLARLPYGPETVPVRSFNYIEDVKGPDHDRYLWANASFAFAANMVQSFISNGWCVQIRGPQAGGLVEDLPIHLYDLGTGNQMKIPTEVLIPETREFEFANLGFIPLSFYKNRDYACFFSANSTQKPAQYETKEATANSRINSRLPYIFLLSRIAHYLKVIQRENIGATKDRRVLELELNKWINNLVTEMTDPSDEVQASHPLRQAQVIVEDIEDNPGFFRVKTFLVPHFQIEGMDINLSMVSQMPKAKA
- the tssB gene encoding type VI secretion system contractile sheath small subunit, translated to MSNSYQNEVPASRVNIQLDLHTGGAQKKVELPLKILAMGDYSHGKDHRPLAEKQKVSINKNNFDAVLKELNPQATISVPNTMADDGSEVNVKLDFQSMSDFTPEQVAKKIPQLRSLLAMRNLLRDLKSNLMDNATFRHELEKIVKDEQLSDELRAELKNIVAQSTQE
- a CDS encoding helix-turn-helix transcriptional regulator, encoding MNTNFQNELNTKLAEFNIKYYQYLFFDRNLVFPPDIISTYPQKWLNIYQNKKLYNTDPIVNYARITVKPFSWHYLMQSIDTEDNLFFKLAKKYGIHDGYTFAVHDALGNLALLNITCDDDTQITIEFLESKKAELLILLIDLFDLYLSQKKQSEYYRNKIHLLLSSKEKQVLKLGCDGLIYKDIAESLGIAERTVKFHMSRINRKLEVSNAKKAFLIAKDVGVF
- a CDS encoding FAD-dependent oxidoreductase, with the protein product MSRNVYQFIDLQRVDPPKKSLNLRKIEFVEIYEGFSPSQATAQAERCLACGNPYCEWKCPVHNYIPNWLKLVNEGQILEAAELCHQTNSLPEICGRVCPQDRLCEGSCTLSSEFGAVTIGNIERYITDEAFKLGWRPTVNNVEMSGERVAIIGAGPAGLACADVLVRNGIKPVVFDRHPEIGGLLTFGIPAFKLDKSVLVNRRKIFSEMGIEFRLNTEVGKDISLKSILDEFDAVFIGTGTYQSMRGGLVNEDAQGVYEALPFLIANTKHIMQHQQSEGSPYVDMKNKRVIVLGGGDTAMDCVRTSIRQGATEVTCAYRRDEANMPGSKREVKNAREEGASFLFNVQPLSIEVDDQGKVTGIKMVKTELGEPDINGRRTAVVIKDSEFILPADAVIIAFGFKPHSMPWLAEHNINLDDKGRIIAPQDHGYQTSNPKVFAGGDAVRGSDLVVTAIAEGRKAAEGILDYLEI